Proteins from one Chthoniobacterales bacterium genomic window:
- the rho gene encoding transcription termination factor Rho codes for MPKTNDPVLPGLQPEPAPRKKRVTKSTAETEGAAPVVKKVVRRKASAAVDSPAEMPAPEAAPAKVPRLRKSPAKAPKISEQPELPSPAATAEPLAQALPAPVKEITPAPAPNVVAALQNPPDAIVEKGRGEGVIRVSHYPPYQRYSAPNNDAAPAPNVSTQSSYPPYPGNGGGQQNRQQGGGHSNQPQQSGNQRDGRFNNRRDQRDNRDQRNQRGRHDRQQNNNNREPRENRDNRDSHNNLTPSDSSQSAENQDYENYDDSAAQVQVGPYEPVFAEGLVEVSPKGFGFLREASKNYVQSPSDIFVTPEVIRRYLLRDGQFIKGETRRGSRGPQLFKLTEINGEDPERYIDIPLFEELTSINPDQRIKLETVPDRYTTRVIDLISPIGKGQRGLIVAPPRTGKTTLLQHIADGVLKNHPSMKLIILLVDERPEEVTEMRRTFPTAEIMASSNDSDLKSHTRICQLAIERAKRLVEAEEDVFILLDSITRVARAFNNATSGGGRTGSGGLDTRAMEIPRRLFAAARNTEQAGSLTIVATALVETGSLMDEVIFQEFKGTGNMELVLDRKISEQRIYPAVDIFKSGTRREELLLTPHDLEKINTIRRGLAGHRPGEAVERLLSFLRKFPTNSQMLKEIPVAS; via the coding sequence ATGCCCAAAACCAACGATCCCGTCCTTCCCGGATTGCAGCCCGAGCCCGCACCTCGGAAAAAAAGAGTCACCAAGTCCACTGCTGAGACGGAAGGAGCCGCGCCCGTGGTGAAAAAAGTGGTTCGCCGCAAAGCCAGCGCTGCCGTTGATTCGCCTGCCGAAATGCCCGCCCCGGAAGCGGCTCCCGCAAAAGTGCCCCGTCTCCGCAAATCACCCGCGAAGGCTCCAAAAATTTCGGAGCAGCCGGAACTCCCCTCGCCAGCCGCGACTGCGGAGCCTTTGGCGCAAGCGCTTCCCGCACCGGTTAAAGAAATCACCCCGGCTCCCGCACCGAACGTCGTGGCCGCGTTGCAAAATCCACCCGACGCCATTGTCGAAAAAGGCCGCGGCGAGGGTGTGATCCGCGTTTCGCATTATCCTCCTTACCAGCGTTATTCGGCTCCCAACAACGACGCCGCTCCGGCTCCAAATGTTAGCACGCAGTCCTCTTATCCTCCTTATCCCGGGAATGGTGGGGGCCAGCAAAATCGCCAGCAGGGCGGGGGACATTCCAACCAGCCGCAGCAGTCGGGCAACCAGCGCGACGGACGTTTCAATAATCGCCGCGACCAGCGTGACAATCGCGATCAGCGCAATCAACGCGGACGCCACGACCGCCAGCAGAACAACAACAACCGCGAGCCACGGGAGAATCGGGACAACCGCGACTCCCATAACAATCTAACCCCCAGCGACTCGAGCCAAAGTGCTGAGAATCAGGATTACGAAAACTACGACGACTCAGCCGCGCAGGTTCAGGTCGGGCCTTACGAGCCCGTTTTCGCCGAGGGTCTGGTGGAAGTATCTCCCAAGGGATTTGGCTTTCTCCGCGAGGCTTCCAAGAACTACGTCCAGTCGCCGAGCGACATCTTTGTCACGCCTGAAGTCATCCGCCGCTACCTCTTGCGCGACGGTCAATTCATTAAAGGAGAAACGCGCCGGGGCAGCCGTGGGCCGCAACTTTTCAAGCTCACCGAGATCAACGGCGAAGACCCGGAACGCTATATCGACATCCCTCTTTTCGAGGAACTAACATCGATCAACCCCGACCAGCGCATTAAGCTGGAGACCGTGCCCGATCGTTATACGACTCGTGTCATCGACCTCATTTCGCCGATTGGCAAGGGCCAGCGCGGGTTGATCGTCGCCCCGCCGCGCACGGGAAAAACGACCCTGCTCCAGCACATTGCGGATGGCGTTTTGAAGAATCATCCGTCGATGAAACTCATCATATTGTTAGTCGATGAGCGGCCGGAGGAAGTCACCGAAATGCGGCGCACTTTTCCCACCGCAGAGATCATGGCCAGCTCGAATGACAGTGATTTGAAGAGCCACACCCGCATCTGTCAGCTCGCCATCGAGCGCGCCAAGCGGCTCGTCGAGGCCGAGGAAGACGTCTTCATTTTGCTAGATTCCATCACGCGTGTCGCGCGCGCCTTCAACAACGCTACCAGCGGCGGCGGACGCACCGGCAGCGGTGGACTCGACACCCGCGCGATGGAAATTCCACGCCGCCTTTTTGCCGCCGCCCGCAACACGGAGCAGGCCGGATCTCTCACCATCGTCGCCACCGCCCTGGTGGAAACGGGCAGCCTGATGGATGAGGTCATTTTCCAGGAATTCAAGGGAACGGGTAACATGGAACTAGTACTCGACCGCAAAATTTCTGAGCAGCGCATCTATCCCGCCGTGGATATTTTCAAATCCGGCACACGCCGCGAGGAATTGCTCCTAACACCGCACGACTTGGAGAAGATCAATACCATTCGCCGCGGTCTGGCGGGTCATCGTCCCGGTGAGGCCGTCGAGCGTCTGCTCAGTTTTCTGCGCAAGTTCCCCACGAACTCACAGATGCTGAAGGAAATCCCAGTCGCGAGTTAG
- a CDS encoding SIS domain-containing protein — MSDHPSTSPHLASLFLRAPTLKTCESSILTAFCLLRDCFRSGGKVLICGNGGSASDAEHWAGELLKGFLSKRPLDHDWQKKLGVELASNLQGSLPVIPLTGFSALRTAFANDCDDSYSYAQLVFGLGKPGDILVGISTSGNAANVCHAMTTATAMGLKTLALTGGTGGKIAGLAEISIIAPAQDVYLIQELHLPIYHCLSLMLEDEFF, encoded by the coding sequence GTGTCCGATCACCCTTCGACGAGCCCGCACCTGGCCAGTTTGTTTCTGCGCGCCCCGACGTTGAAGACCTGCGAATCGTCCATTCTGACGGCTTTTTGCCTGCTGCGGGATTGCTTTCGATCTGGTGGAAAAGTCCTCATCTGTGGAAACGGCGGCAGCGCCTCCGACGCCGAGCATTGGGCCGGGGAATTGCTCAAGGGGTTTCTCAGCAAACGTCCGCTCGACCACGACTGGCAGAAAAAGCTCGGAGTCGAGTTAGCCAGCAATCTGCAAGGTTCGCTCCCGGTGATTCCACTCACGGGTTTTTCGGCGTTGCGAACGGCTTTTGCGAACGACTGCGATGATTCCTACAGCTATGCCCAGCTCGTTTTCGGCCTGGGGAAACCCGGCGACATCCTGGTCGGCATCAGCACCTCGGGAAATGCGGCCAACGTCTGCCACGCCATGACCACCGCCACGGCCATGGGACTCAAAACGCTCGCCCTCACCGGGGGCACCGGTGGAAAAATCGCGGGTTTGGCAGAAATCTCCATCATCGCTCCGGCGCAGGACGTTTACCTGATCCAGGAACTGCATCTGCCGATCTATCACTGCCTCAGCTTGATGCTGGAAGACGAGTTTTTTTAA
- the modB gene encoding molybdate ABC transporter permease subunit has product MNWEALFLTARLAACTAVLLVVIGLPLAWWLARTRWSGRIYLEAVVALPLVLPPTVLGFYMLLFFGPQGAPGRWIGTVFGTHLPFTFAGLLVASIIYSLPFAVQPFIAAFRFVDQELIDAARVDGATSWQAFWRITIPLAWPGLLAGFVLSFSHTVGEFGVALMIGGNIAGKTRTISMAIYDQVQSLDYGNAARTSLALLAFSFIVLTITYALQRNSGWQFFARPGRR; this is encoded by the coding sequence ATGAATTGGGAAGCCCTCTTTTTAACCGCCAGACTGGCCGCCTGCACGGCAGTCTTGCTCGTGGTCATCGGACTGCCGCTGGCGTGGTGGCTAGCGCGAACTCGCTGGAGCGGACGCATTTATCTGGAAGCCGTGGTGGCCCTGCCGCTGGTCCTGCCGCCGACGGTGCTGGGTTTTTACATGCTGCTTTTTTTCGGTCCGCAAGGCGCGCCGGGACGTTGGATCGGAACCGTCTTTGGAACGCATCTGCCATTCACTTTTGCGGGATTGTTAGTCGCCTCGATCATCTACAGTCTGCCCTTTGCGGTGCAGCCATTTATTGCCGCGTTTCGCTTTGTGGATCAGGAACTTATCGATGCCGCCAGAGTGGATGGAGCCACTTCCTGGCAGGCGTTCTGGCGCATTACGATCCCGCTCGCATGGCCGGGATTGCTGGCCGGGTTCGTCCTCAGCTTTTCCCACACGGTCGGGGAATTTGGAGTGGCTTTAATGATTGGCGGAAACATCGCAGGGAAAACACGGACGATCTCGATGGCGATCTACGATCAAGTGCAGTCGCTCGATTATGGAAACGCCGCGCGCACCTCGCTGGCGCTGCTGGCGTTTTCTTTCATCGTGCTAACCATTACCTACGCGTTGCAACGCAACTCGGGCTGGCAGTTTTTCGCCAGACCCGGCAGACGTTAA
- a CDS encoding carboxy terminal-processing peptidase: MISLRAATKYATIAAICGVTLSTIQAASEPDNGQIALTVAKLLEQGQYTQTKLDDAMSSKVLDRYIEDLDYAKLFFTEDDVANFRKKYATQLDDDILLGNVEPAFEIYDLYKKRVADRVAWVKKTLDEKFDFTSAETVALDRKELPRPKSLEEADALWHKRIENELLSEKLNKDAVNPPVKAVTRRYDQILRNINERDRNDQTELFLNSLATSYDPHSEYFGKSQQDSFNIQMKLSLVGIGAVLKSDEGYTKVSELVVGGPADKDGRLKVGDRISAVGQDKDPLVDIVDMKLDKVVEKIRGKKGTTVRLQIIPANNESGQRKMIEIVRDEVQLKEKFAKAEIVERPDANGKMERLGWITLPSFYADMTKKSKTSRSTTRDISALIKRLQKENIDGLVVDLRKDGGGSLEEAVNLTGLFITEGPVVQYQTVNGGKFVLEDKDPEVSYGGPLIVLTNKFSASASEIFAAALQDYGRAVIVGDSSTFGKGTVQTMLDLNDFMPLLSQGDGAGALKLTIQKFYRVSGGSTQLRGVSSDIQLPSIYDTPKAGEVALENPLPYDEIPAKKLDLANNKRDLFIDELKHRSGDRVVHDQEFKFATEDITRVRSQIQKNELSLNEKARRALIAEDEARKKTRAEIRAKMPAASDKVYELTLDDVDKPVLDLASTKTDKAKKKDGEIDEDEDADVSEPTVDAVRSETLNILNDLVNLSKAPRTASTVK, encoded by the coding sequence ATGATCTCACTCCGAGCCGCTACAAAATACGCCACGATTGCCGCCATTTGCGGGGTCACACTTTCCACCATCCAGGCCGCTTCCGAGCCCGACAACGGCCAGATCGCCCTGACGGTCGCCAAGTTGCTCGAGCAAGGCCAATACACCCAAACGAAGCTGGATGACGCGATGTCGTCGAAGGTGCTTGACCGCTATATCGAGGATCTGGATTACGCGAAACTCTTTTTTACCGAGGACGACGTCGCCAATTTCCGCAAGAAATATGCAACTCAACTGGACGACGATATTCTCCTCGGAAACGTGGAGCCGGCCTTTGAGATTTACGATCTATACAAGAAGCGAGTCGCTGACCGCGTGGCTTGGGTGAAGAAAACGCTGGATGAGAAGTTTGATTTTACGAGCGCCGAAACCGTGGCTCTGGACCGCAAGGAACTACCGCGGCCGAAGTCGCTGGAAGAGGCCGATGCGCTCTGGCACAAGAGGATTGAAAACGAGTTGCTCTCCGAAAAGCTAAACAAGGACGCGGTGAATCCGCCGGTCAAGGCCGTAACCCGGCGCTACGACCAGATCCTGCGCAACATCAACGAGCGCGATCGCAACGATCAGACGGAGTTGTTTCTCAATTCGCTCGCGACCAGCTACGACCCGCACTCGGAGTATTTCGGAAAGTCGCAGCAGGACAGCTTTAACATTCAAATGAAACTCAGCCTGGTCGGCATCGGGGCGGTGTTGAAGTCTGATGAAGGCTACACCAAAGTTTCCGAGTTAGTCGTGGGAGGACCGGCGGATAAAGATGGACGATTGAAGGTTGGCGACCGCATTTCGGCCGTCGGTCAGGACAAGGATCCCCTCGTCGATATCGTCGATATGAAACTCGACAAGGTTGTGGAGAAAATTCGCGGTAAAAAGGGGACTACGGTTCGACTACAAATCATTCCTGCTAACAATGAAAGTGGGCAGCGCAAGATGATCGAAATCGTGCGCGACGAAGTGCAGCTCAAGGAAAAATTTGCCAAAGCCGAGATCGTGGAGCGTCCTGATGCGAACGGGAAAATGGAGCGCCTGGGTTGGATCACACTCCCGTCGTTTTACGCCGACATGACGAAAAAATCGAAGACGTCGCGCAGCACAACGCGCGATATTTCCGCGCTGATCAAGCGTCTGCAAAAAGAAAACATAGACGGGCTCGTGGTAGACTTGCGCAAGGATGGCGGCGGCTCGCTGGAAGAGGCGGTGAACCTCACCGGGCTCTTCATTACCGAGGGGCCAGTCGTGCAATATCAGACGGTGAACGGCGGAAAATTCGTTCTCGAAGACAAGGACCCCGAGGTCTCTTACGGAGGGCCGCTGATTGTTCTAACTAACAAATTTAGTGCATCGGCCAGTGAGATTTTTGCGGCCGCCTTGCAGGATTATGGACGCGCCGTGATCGTGGGCGATTCTTCCACTTTTGGAAAAGGCACGGTGCAAACCATGTTAGATCTAAACGACTTCATGCCCCTGCTTTCGCAAGGTGATGGCGCGGGCGCACTCAAGCTCACTATTCAGAAATTCTACCGTGTCTCCGGTGGTTCGACCCAGTTGCGCGGTGTTAGTTCCGACATCCAGCTTCCGTCGATTTACGACACTCCGAAGGCCGGCGAAGTCGCCTTGGAAAATCCACTTCCCTACGACGAAATCCCCGCCAAGAAACTCGATCTCGCCAACAACAAACGCGACTTGTTTATCGATGAATTGAAGCATCGCAGCGGTGATCGCGTGGTGCACGATCAGGAGTTCAAGTTTGCCACGGAAGACATCACTCGTGTTCGCTCGCAGATTCAGAAAAACGAACTTTCCCTGAATGAGAAAGCGCGACGCGCCTTGATTGCTGAGGACGAGGCTCGCAAGAAAACCCGTGCGGAAATTCGCGCGAAAATGCCAGCCGCCTCAGATAAAGTTTACGAACTAACCTTGGACGATGTGGACAAGCCAGTGCTCGATCTCGCCTCCACCAAGACGGACAAGGCCAAGAAAAAAGACGGCGAAATCGACGAGGACGAGGATGCCGATGTGAGCGAACCAACCGTGGATGCTGTTCGTAGCGAGACTTTGAATATTCTCAACGACTTGGTGAATCTTTCGAAGGCTCCGAGAACGGCTAGTACGGTCAAGTAA
- a CDS encoding MBL fold metallo-hydrolase: protein MPDFDSFTGGVFDTNCFYLAAPEGNILIDAPAGALDWLQRKGYRIDLLLLTHGHVDHILDTEKIQRTFQCPVGYHRDGEEMLKDPTFFKRFGFGLEVEPLTAGGFFIKESAPGTTENYLGRHFQVLLVPGHCPGSLCFFEPSSNQLYGGDVLFAGAVGRWDLPGGDRDLLLRGIQEKILPLGDNVKVFPGHGPVTTVGHERKTNPYIS, encoded by the coding sequence ATGCCAGACTTTGACTCATTTACCGGTGGAGTGTTCGATACGAATTGTTTTTATCTCGCGGCCCCCGAGGGAAATATCCTCATCGACGCCCCGGCGGGTGCGCTCGACTGGCTCCAGCGCAAGGGCTACCGCATCGATCTGCTCCTGCTCACGCACGGCCATGTGGACCACATTTTGGACACGGAGAAAATCCAGCGCACCTTCCAATGTCCAGTCGGCTATCATCGCGATGGCGAGGAAATGCTGAAAGACCCCACGTTTTTCAAGCGCTTCGGGTTCGGCCTCGAAGTGGAGCCGCTCACCGCCGGTGGATTTTTCATTAAGGAATCCGCGCCCGGCACTACCGAGAATTACCTCGGACGCCACTTTCAAGTCCTGCTCGTGCCGGGACATTGCCCGGGCAGCCTGTGTTTTTTTGAGCCGAGTTCCAATCAACTCTACGGTGGCGACGTCCTCTTTGCCGGAGCCGTTGGACGCTGGGACTTGCCCGGCGGCGACCGCGATTTGCTCCTGCGCGGCATTCAGGAAAAAATCCTCCCGCTCGGCGACAACGTGAAAGTATTCCCCGGTCACGGCCCGGTCACGACAGTCGGCCACGAGCGGAAAACGAATCCCTACATCTCGTAG
- a CDS encoding pitrilysin family protein, giving the protein MRHRSGPSGSHLPLVGRKGRKLAPAPTVLEGIYQVTTLPNGARIATAAMPHMKSVTVGVWVAVGGRHEAAEDCGISHFVEHMLFKGTKERSARQITEAVEGVGGFVNAFTTEDHTCYYAKAGARYLPLLGDVLLDMVLNSRFESDEIEREREVIREEILMYKDQPSQHAEEVLTDLMWPKHPLGRPLTGSVETLATFSRRKVQNFVRQMYNASTILIAVAGNVTHGEALAALQPLVSKLKAGPLPTFQKWMGLKWKPEIRAIEDDTEQSHLALGAHSVSRRDPGRFATKLLSVILGENMSSRLFQQLRETHGLCYSIQSETMCLEDTGLLNISVGLDAEKVDKAVRLMSREFRKLADKKISARELRQAKDYSIGHTELCLESTTHQMMWLGETILAYGRAIDPSEVQQRLAAVTAEELRATAAQVLNPAKIGVAMVGQGLNAAKVRAALG; this is encoded by the coding sequence ATGCGACATCGCTCTGGCCCGTCTGGCTCTCACCTCCCTCTCGTTGGACGAAAAGGTCGAAAGTTAGCCCCCGCCCCGACCGTCCTCGAGGGTATTTACCAAGTCACAACCCTGCCCAACGGAGCCCGCATCGCTACCGCCGCGATGCCGCACATGAAATCGGTCACCGTCGGCGTCTGGGTGGCCGTGGGGGGGCGTCATGAGGCTGCGGAGGATTGCGGCATTTCGCATTTCGTCGAGCACATGCTTTTTAAGGGAACGAAGGAGCGCAGCGCGCGGCAAATCACCGAGGCCGTCGAGGGCGTGGGCGGTTTTGTAAACGCTTTTACGACCGAGGATCACACCTGTTATTACGCCAAGGCCGGGGCGAGATATTTGCCGCTGCTGGGGGATGTACTTCTGGATATGGTGCTGAATTCGCGGTTTGAGTCCGATGAGATCGAGCGGGAGCGCGAGGTCATTCGCGAGGAAATTTTGATGTATAAAGACCAGCCGTCGCAGCACGCCGAGGAGGTGCTGACCGACCTGATGTGGCCAAAACATCCGCTGGGCCGTCCGCTCACTGGCTCGGTGGAAACGCTGGCGACTTTCAGCCGGCGCAAGGTGCAAAACTTCGTCCGGCAAATGTATAACGCCTCCACGATTTTGATCGCCGTCGCTGGAAACGTGACCCACGGCGAGGCGCTGGCGGCGTTGCAACCGCTCGTTTCCAAGCTGAAAGCCGGTCCGCTGCCCACTTTCCAGAAATGGATGGGACTCAAATGGAAGCCGGAGATTCGCGCCATCGAGGACGACACCGAGCAATCGCATCTGGCTCTCGGCGCGCATTCCGTCAGCCGCCGCGATCCGGGCCGTTTCGCGACCAAACTCCTGAGCGTGATCCTCGGCGAAAACATGAGCAGCCGGCTCTTCCAGCAACTGCGCGAAACTCACGGCCTGTGCTACTCCATTCAGTCGGAAACGATGTGCCTGGAGGACACTGGATTGCTGAACATCAGCGTGGGGCTTGACGCCGAAAAAGTGGACAAGGCCGTGCGCCTGATGAGCCGGGAATTTCGTAAGCTGGCGGACAAAAAGATTTCCGCCCGCGAGCTGCGCCAAGCGAAGGATTACAGCATCGGCCACACGGAATTGTGCCTCGAAAGCACGACGCACCAGATGATGTGGCTGGGGGAAACGATTCTCGCCTACGGACGCGCGATCGATCCGAGCGAGGTGCAACAGCGGCTCGCTGCGGTGACGGCGGAGGAGTTGCGGGCGACTGCGGCGCAGGTGTTGAATCCGGCAAAAATCGGCGTGGCGATGGTAGGGCAGGGGCTGAATGCGGCGAAAGTCCGCGCGGCGCTGGGCTAA
- the ispD gene encoding 2-C-methyl-D-erythritol 4-phosphate cytidylyltransferase gives MASAAAIVVAGGSSQRMGFDKLRADLNGSPVYRHSLRTLQDCPEIGQIVLVASQKNLAEFQSETTQFPKLTHVLPGGTERHFSVAAGLEKVAAEFHFIAVHDAARPLLSPRDLLAVLAAARTHGAASLATPVTDTLKRTDADGFVQEPVDRTHLWAMQTPQVFQAERLRAAYQKILAVGDIVTDEVSAVAKQGDRVKLVPAQDPNFKITYSCDIALARLALTSLSLDEKVES, from the coding sequence ATGGCCAGCGCCGCCGCCATCGTCGTTGCCGGCGGAAGCAGCCAGCGGATGGGCTTCGACAAACTGCGCGCCGATTTGAATGGAAGTCCGGTCTATCGGCACAGCTTGCGGACGTTGCAGGACTGCCCGGAGATCGGCCAGATCGTCCTCGTTGCCTCGCAGAAAAACCTCGCTGAGTTCCAGTCCGAAACGACTCAGTTTCCGAAGCTGACCCACGTTTTGCCGGGAGGCACCGAGCGTCATTTCTCCGTCGCCGCCGGATTGGAAAAAGTTGCAGCCGAGTTCCATTTTATTGCAGTCCACGATGCCGCGCGTCCGCTCCTGTCACCGCGCGATCTGCTGGCCGTGCTCGCCGCCGCACGAACCCACGGAGCCGCCAGTCTGGCGACTCCTGTAACCGACACCTTAAAGCGCACCGACGCCGACGGTTTCGTCCAGGAGCCCGTGGATCGCACGCATCTTTGGGCGATGCAGACGCCGCAAGTCTTTCAGGCCGAACGCCTTCGGGCCGCTTACCAGAAGATCCTCGCTGTTGGAGACATCGTTACCGACGAAGTATCGGCGGTTGCAAAACAGGGAGATCGCGTCAAGTTAGTTCCCGCGCAGGACCCTAATTTCAAGATCACTTATTCATGCGACATCGCTCTGGCCCGTCTGGCTCTCACCTCCCTCTCGTTGGACGAAAAGGTCGAAAGTTAG
- a CDS encoding GatB/YqeY domain-containing protein, which produces MILIQDQIDSDIKDAMRAKAADKLSVLRLLKAALKNASIEKGGADAKLDDPESMAVIRKQVKQRQDSVEGFEKGGRPELAAKEKAEMEILNTYLPKALSESELNAIVADAIAETGATNKTQMGIVMKVATAKAAGRVDGKTLSQAVQKALA; this is translated from the coding sequence ATGATACTCATCCAAGACCAGATCGATTCCGACATCAAAGACGCCATGCGAGCCAAGGCGGCGGACAAACTTTCCGTGCTCCGCCTGCTCAAGGCCGCGCTGAAAAATGCATCCATCGAAAAAGGCGGAGCCGACGCCAAGCTCGACGATCCCGAGTCGATGGCGGTGATTCGCAAGCAAGTCAAACAGCGCCAGGACTCTGTCGAGGGTTTTGAAAAAGGCGGACGTCCCGAGCTTGCCGCGAAGGAAAAAGCCGAGATGGAAATCCTCAACACGTATCTGCCCAAGGCGCTGTCGGAGAGCGAGTTGAATGCGATTGTGGCCGATGCCATTGCCGAGACGGGCGCGACGAACAAGACGCAAATGGGCATCGTGATGAAAGTCGCCACCGCCAAAGCCGCTGGTCGCGTGGACGGCAAAACGCTCAGCCAGGCGGTGCAAAAAGCGCTCGCTTAA
- a CDS encoding phosphatase PAP2 family protein, translating to MSSPTEDSHLNQTQMQNQAARLRKRRRLQVLFLGLFGVLCGVSFFLDDAVIRFIAEHRTKPLKNLAGLISDYGDWPWLMLYVLPFLVWAWWKKRSGLLRLVVTMIVASSIAGAVTNTLRLTTGRTRPNNIKVEPGWYGLRHDGKWLLGQNKYSSFPSGHTATAFGFFTVLAFRRKPGSFLWLVPPVIMAASRMMIDAHHLSDVCFGAWFGLITAWWLGQSRRFAACRLWKVR from the coding sequence ATGTCCAGCCCTACCGAGGATTCCCATTTGAATCAAACTCAAATGCAAAACCAGGCCGCGCGTTTGCGGAAGCGCCGCCGGTTGCAGGTGCTGTTTCTCGGGCTCTTTGGCGTGCTATGCGGCGTGAGTTTTTTCCTCGATGACGCCGTGATTCGTTTCATCGCGGAGCATCGGACGAAGCCGCTGAAAAACCTCGCGGGCCTCATCTCCGACTACGGCGACTGGCCGTGGCTGATGCTTTACGTGCTGCCCTTTCTCGTCTGGGCCTGGTGGAAAAAGCGGTCCGGCCTGCTGCGGCTCGTCGTCACGATGATCGTCGCCTCGAGCATCGCTGGGGCGGTTACCAATACGCTGCGACTCACCACGGGTCGGACGCGGCCGAATAATATCAAAGTCGAGCCCGGCTGGTATGGGCTGCGTCACGATGGCAAATGGCTCCTTGGGCAGAACAAATACAGCTCGTTTCCGAGTGGTCATACGGCGACGGCGTTCGGTTTTTTCACAGTGCTCGCCTTTCGCCGGAAGCCCGGTTCCTTTCTCTGGCTCGTGCCGCCGGTGATCATGGCCGCGAGCCGGATGATGATCGACGCGCACCACCTTTCCGACGTCTGTTTCGGTGCGTGGTTTGGGCTGATTACCGCCTGGTGGCTGGGGCAATCGCGCCGTTTTGCGGCTTGTCGTTTATGGAAAGTGCGTTAG
- a CDS encoding glycosyltransferase family 39 protein, giving the protein MTLPTTPSLRHYAWLFLTVALFHFAGTWSLPLIDRDEPRFAEASREMLQRRDYVVPYFNNQYRFDKPPLTYWLQISAYRLFGDNEAAARLPSVLAAAGVAVILLAWGSRMKDAALGWRAAIIFTLSLQVALHARAAVADMLLVFFVTLAAWAGWEMRNALKVRWWLIAFGALALGFLAKGPIAWLPLIPIGMQLRSKKDGLAFAAGVVAMLGLVALWGIPALERTNGQFFNVGIGKHVVGRSVATMEGHGAKGLLGYLGTLPFYFLTVFASFAPWSWFLPRLVGKWRTLWESEHYLVLLVVLYFGVFTLVKTKLPHYTLPAFPILALLVASLLTTLQVRKFAIGMGAFVLLLSLVVFPWAARLFPAPAFAAQSAAVLKPEMEFASIEFVEPSLVWSFRKTVRGFHSKVDSRKAARWMSQPGARFYIGPTNEVAAAFPAPDPGWKIFHHTGRNFAKGDRTDLTMLLKTD; this is encoded by the coding sequence ATGACCTTACCGACCACCCCGAGCCTGCGGCATTACGCGTGGCTCTTTCTGACCGTGGCGCTCTTCCATTTTGCGGGCACGTGGAGCTTGCCGCTAATCGACCGCGACGAGCCGCGTTTCGCCGAGGCTTCGCGGGAAATGCTCCAGCGCCGGGACTACGTGGTGCCGTATTTTAACAACCAATATCGCTTCGACAAACCGCCGCTAACCTACTGGCTGCAGATCTCCGCCTACCGCCTTTTCGGCGACAACGAAGCCGCCGCGCGACTTCCATCGGTTTTGGCAGCGGCGGGAGTGGCCGTCATCTTGCTCGCGTGGGGAAGTCGAATGAAAGACGCCGCGCTGGGCTGGCGGGCGGCGATTATTTTCACCCTCAGCCTGCAAGTCGCGCTCCATGCCAGGGCCGCCGTGGCGGACATGCTGTTGGTCTTTTTCGTCACGCTCGCCGCCTGGGCCGGATGGGAAATGCGCAATGCGCTCAAAGTCCGCTGGTGGCTGATCGCTTTCGGCGCGCTGGCGCTGGGTTTCCTCGCCAAAGGCCCCATCGCCTGGCTCCCGCTCATCCCCATCGGAATGCAACTCCGCTCTAAAAAAGACGGGCTCGCGTTTGCCGCCGGGGTCGTCGCGATGCTCGGCCTCGTCGCGCTCTGGGGAATCCCCGCGCTGGAGCGAACCAACGGGCAATTTTTCAACGTCGGCATCGGCAAACACGTCGTGGGCCGTTCCGTCGCTACGATGGAAGGTCACGGCGCGAAAGGTCTGCTCGGCTATCTCGGGACGCTGCCGTTTTATTTCCTGACGGTCTTCGCGTCGTTCGCACCGTGGTCGTGGTTTCTGCCGCGCTTGGTCGGAAAATGGAGAACGCTTTGGGAGTCGGAGCATTATCTGGTGCTGCTGGTTGTGCTCTATTTCGGCGTCTTCACCTTGGTAAAAACCAAGCTCCCTCACTACACGTTGCCCGCGTTTCCCATCCTCGCCCTGCTCGTCGCCAGTCTGCTGACCACCCTGCAAGTCCGCAAGTTCGCCATTGGCATGGGCGCGTTTGTGCTCCTGCTCTCGCTGGTCGTTTTCCCATGGGCTGCGCGGCTTTTTCCGGCTCCCGCCTTCGCCGCCCAGAGCGCCGCTGTTCTTAAGCCGGAAATGGAGTTTGCCAGCATCGAATTTGTCGAGCCGAGTCTGGTCTGGTCCTTCCGCAAAACCGTCCGCGGCTTCCACTCGAAGGTTGATTCCCGCAAAGCCGCCCGCTGGATGTCGCAGCCCGGCGCGCGCTTTTACATTGGTCCCACGAATGAAGTCGCCGCCGCCTTTCCCGCTCCCGATCCCGGCTGGAAAATTTTCCATCACACCGGACGCAATTTCGCGAAGGGCGACCGCACCGATCTGACCATGCTCTTGAAGACGGATTGA